Proteins encoded together in one Papaver somniferum cultivar HN1 unplaced genomic scaffold, ASM357369v1 unplaced-scaffold_117, whole genome shotgun sequence window:
- the LOC113330170 gene encoding 3-hydroxyisobutyryl-CoA hydrolase 1-like: MATNGAVVDHVLVEENLHARTVILNRAHRLNALSYQMVSRLHEVYTACEKDPEVKLVILRGKEKAFCVGGDISEYFYGITEGGNWRIGVKILENVITLVYKVATLGKPQVSILNGMVMGAGCGISIHGRFRVVTEKTVFAMPEASIGVIPDVGASFFLSRLPGFFGEYIGLTGARLDGPEMLACGLATHFVPSIKLSLLDEALNKVNTSDPLVISAVIDEFSEQPPLKERSAYHRLDIIDKCFSRKTIENVISALETESVKEGDAWISEAVHLMKKASPITLKIFLKSIRRGRLQGLDQCLAQEYRISCHGFHVAQDILEGYRANFLRKDRTPKWEPSRLELVTDEMVDLYFSKVDNDVWEDLVLPVRWNSSIFTVAKL; encoded by the exons ATGGCAACTAACGGTGCCGTAGTTGACCAT GTTCTGGTGGAAGAGAATTTGCATGCTAGAACAGTAATCCTAAATAGGGCTCACAGGTTGAATGCCCTGTCATATCAAATG GTATCTCGGCTACACGAAGTTTACACAGCGTGTGAGAAGGATCCTGAAGTCAAGCTGGTGATTTTGAGG GGAAAAGAAAAAGCTTTTTGTGTTGGTGGGGATATTTCAGAATATTTCTACGGAATCACAGAGG GAGGCAATTGGAGAATAGGTGTAAAGATTTTGGAGAACGTGATCACCTTAGTGTACAAAGTTGCGACATTGGGGAAACCCCAG GTTTCGATCCTTAATGGGATGGTGATGGGAGCTGGATGCGGGATTTCCATTCACGGAAGATTTCGCGTTGTGACCGAGAAAACG GTTTTTGCTATGCCAGAGGCTTCCATCGGAGTAATCCCAGATGTAGGGGCTTCTTTTTTTCTGTCTAGACTACCTGGCTTCTTTG GAGAATACATTGGTCTTACTGGTGCAAGGTTGGATGGCCCTGAAATGCTTGCATGTGGCCTTGCAACTCATTTTGTCCCTTCAATA AAATTGAGTTTGCTAGATGAAGCACTAAATAAGGTGAACACAAGTGATCCACTTGTTATCTCGGCAGTTATTGACGAGTTTTCAGAGCAACCTCCTTTGAAGGAGAGGAGTGCTTATCATAG ACTAGACATCATTGACAAATGCTTTTCACGGAAGACAATCGAAAATGTTATCTCAGCACTC GAGACCGAGTCTGTGAAAGAAGGGGATGCTTGGATTTCTGAGGCTGTTCACTTAATGAAAAAAGCATCACCAATTACTCTTAAAATTTTTCTGAAATCG ATTCGAAGAGGAAGACTACAGGGTCTGGATCAGTGCCTCGCCCAAGAATATAGAATTTCATGCCATGGTTTCCATGTTGCCCAAGATATCCTTGAG GGTTACCGAGCTAACTTTTTGCGTAAAGACCGAACTCCAAAG TGGGAGCCTTCTAGGTTAGAGCTTGTTACTGATGAGATGGTGGACCTGTACTTCTCGAAGGTGGATAATGATGTGTGGGAAGACCTAGTCCTACCAGTAAGGTGGAACTCGTCCATCTTTACTGTGGCGAAGCTCTAA
- the LOC113330171 gene encoding uncharacterized protein LOC113330171, which produces MGFENLFKYGKDYEYNTPVKLLDKHLYAMAETEDEQLVVISQVLVSQIYSFDLTRNKFSHETKSTIVVELDTSSLKVGVKVIKAQIQGTSVNKSYFFFFHCM; this is translated from the exons ATGGGATTTGAGAACCTGTTCAAG TATGGAAAAGATTATGAATATAACACACCTGTCAAACTGCTGGACAAGCACTTGTATGCAATGGCGGAGACAGAAGATGAACAGCTTGTGGTGATCTCTCAG GTGTTGGTGAGTCAAATATACTCTTTCGATTTGACTAGGAATAAGTTCAGTCACGAAACCAAGTCTACCATTGTTGTTGAGTTGGATACTAGTAGTTTGAAAGTTGGAGTTAAAGTCATCAAAGCTCAGATTCAAGGCACTTCTGTCAATaaaagttatttttttttctttcactgtATGTAA
- the LOC113330227 gene encoding S-norcoclaurine synthase 2-like produces the protein MRYEFISELEVDACADDVWAIYSSPNFPTLALQFLQNILKSKDIVEGDGYTVGTIMRLELLPGYGLPPFKEKILTVDHKKRLKELQTIEGGYLEMGCTFSKTSFEILVKDRSSCVIKVVTKYEINDDLATSVYGHLHTYFDGCVTLARGVSKHVTEKNARAAN, from the exons ATGAGATACGAGTTTATAAGCGAGTTAGAGGTAGATGCTTGTGCAGATGATGTTTGGGCAATCTATAGCTCCCCTAACTTTCCTACTTTAGcccttcaatttcttcaaaatatcCTTAAAAGCAAGGATATCGTAGAAGGTGATGGCTATACGGTTGGTACTATTATGCGTCTTGAGCTTCTTCCAG GATATGGCTTACCTCCGTTTAAAGAGAAGATTCTGACTGTCGATCACAAAAAGCGTCTGAAGGAGTTACAAACAATTGAAGGTGGATACTTGGAAATGGGATGCACATTCTCTAAGACAAGCTTCGAGATACTAGTAAAGGATAGAAGTTCATGCGTCATCAAGGTAGTCACTAAGTACGAAATCAATGACGACTTAGCAACTAGTGTTTATGGTCATCTTCATACCTACTTTGATGGATGTGTTACCCTAGCTCGAGGGGTTTCAAAACATGTCACAGAGAAAAACGCAAGAGCAGCTAATTAA
- the LOC113329851 gene encoding uncharacterized protein LOC113329851 has translation MTLCFKPAIQGFLDGCRKIIGLDACHLYGKYGGVLLVATGLDGQNGLVHLGIMVYMNETIENWKIFLKYFKAILDEDLHFTFISDKQKGISEACEYNSAWMSKDYVSGNTFDEELQKVFQVIRLTYSFLECCQVLQEETLSSMCFSQTQHMDKMAAKDEQAASYLIDERPETWSRSHFSNDIKCEHINNNFSESFNNMIKKIRDKPIITLGQMYAKMVMGLFFKRRNECEKWQDGQLVPKEMKLISKMVDLTHIFELAGVVRGMVYEVVSVHEVVFTVDLPNYCDPVYSVDYYRTTYALEFEPFSAEIDWNILVELINPPVIIRKTGRPWKKRIPYYDEAHHVKKMRKCKKCGVSGHYQKTCAGG, from the exons ATGACACTCTGCTTTAAGCCTGCTATACAAGGTTTCTTGGATGGATGTAGAAAAATTATTGGATTGGATGCTTGTCATTTATATGGGAAGTATGGTGGGGTGTTATTAGTGGCAACTGGTCTAGATGGTCAGAATGGTTTAGTTCATCTTGGTATAATGGTGTACATGAATGAAACCATTGAGAACTGGAAAATATTTCTCAAATACTTTAAAGCTATATTGGATGAAGACTTGCATTTCACATTTATATCAGACAAACAGAAGGGGATTAGTGAAGCTTGTGAATATAATTCTGCTTGGATGAGCAAAGATTATGTTTCAGGTAAT ACATTTgatgaagaacttcaaaaagtATTTCAAGTCATTCGGCTTACATACTCATTTCTGGAATGCTGCCAAGTGTTACAAGAAGAGACACTTTCAAGTATGTGTTTCTCACAAACT CAACACATGGATAAAATGGCAGCCAAGGATGAACAAGCTGCAAGTTATCTCATTGATGAAAGACCTGAAACCTGGTCTAGGTCTCATTTTTCAAATGATATCAAGTGTGAGCACATCAACAATAATTTTTCAGAATCTTTCAATAACATGATTAAGAAGATAAGGGATAAGCCCATCATTACACTGGGACAAATGTATGCTAAAATGGTGATGGGTCTTTTCTTCAAGAGAAGGAATGAATGTGAAAAATGGCAAGATGGTCAGTTAGTTCCAAAGGAAATGAAGCTGATTTCAAAGATGGTGGACTTAACTCATATATTTGAGTTAGCTGGTGTTGTAAGAGGAATGGTGTATGAAGTTGTTAGTGTCCATGAGGTTGTTTTCACTGTGGATCTTCCCAA CTATTGTGACCCTGTGTACAGTGTGGATTATTACAGAACGACATACGCTCTAGAGTTTGAACCATTTTCAGCGGAAATTGACTGG AACATATTGGTAGAACTCATTAATCCTCCTGTTATCATAAGGAAAACTGGAAGACCATGGAAGAAAAGAATTCCTTATTATGATGAAGCTCACCATGTGAAGAAAATGAGGAAATGTAAGAAGTGTGGAGTTTCAGGTCACTATCAAAAAACCTGTGCTGGTGGATAG
- the LOC113329853 gene encoding uncharacterized protein LOC113329853, with product MKKESTRWAIHIRRKDTFTENEKIMQDVDWNDNSNHTARRSNDAGWINCPVILMGSYVSGRAADHSDVPLPEGLSDYHPWELVLSEEEKKGKSEAKRVKKSADATSSQNDRMEPSGAKTKVRTKTKATRTHSSSPPSNLAKRRREFYNSSSSSESDDDDSSPSEDSIKSSMSQLSTLFFDSMTAMGNDEFQHSFDMVSKICDNPCLDDPSLRRASILLNPSFKFAFGSQVISILL from the exons ATGAAGAAGGAGTCTACTAGATGGGCCATTCACATAAGAAGAAAAGATACTTTTACTGAGAACGAGAAAATCATGCAAGACGTTGATTGGAATGACAATTCCAACCATACTGCTCGTAGATCTAATGATGCTGGTTGGATAAACTGTCCCGTCATTTTAATGGGTTCTTATGTATCTGGTAGAGCTGCTGATCATTCTGACGTTCCCCTTCCCGAAGGACTTTCCGACTATCATCCTTGGGAACTTGTCTTATCCGAAGAAGAGAAAAAG GGAAAAAGCGAAGCTAAACGGGTTAAGAAATCAGCTGATGCGACATCTTCGCAGAATGATAGA ATGGAGCCTTCAGGTGCTAAGACCAAAGTTAGAACCAAAACTAAAGCTACAAGAACACATAGTTCATCTCCCCCCTCAAATCTTGCTAAGAGGCGTAGAGAATTTTATAATTCTTCCTCAAGTTCGGAATCTGACGATGATGATTCTTCTCCTTCCGAAGATTCAATTAAATCGTCTATGAGTCAGCTCTCTACCCTTTTTTTTGATTCGATGACAGCTATGGGTAATGACGAGTTTCAGCACAGCTTTGATATGGTTTCAAAAATCTGTGATAATCCTTGCTTAGATGATCCATCTCTTCGCAGAGCTTCAATTTTATTAAATCCAAGCTTTAAATTTGCCTTTGGTTCTCAGGTAATTTCTATTCTTCTGTAA